The proteins below are encoded in one region of Streptomyces roseirectus:
- a CDS encoding bifunctional glycosyltransferase/CDP-glycerol:glycerophosphate glycerophosphotransferase, with the protein MPRFSVIVPCFNVQSFLRECLDSLLAQSFGDFEVIAVDDCSPDGSGAILDAYAARDERVRVLHLAQNVGLGRARNAGAQLAVGDYLFFLDSDDTLTPGALAAIADRLAECGDPDVLVFDYARAYWWGGVRRNVLAHLLRATDGVFTAARLPQVLDLMMVAWNKVQRRDFVERHGFAFPPGYYEDTPWTFPVMFSAERIALLDRICVLYRQRRQGSILSTTSAKHFDVHEQYGRVFAFLDSRPELASWRPFLHRKMGEHCLDILGKPNRLPPADKPEFFRRSAELFRAHRPDEESIPPELRVLYGSWAAYLARQRAAALRRRLRAAAEKRARRTVARARLNRRLDPNLVLYSAFSHRGVLGDPAAIYHKAREIAPHLRGVWVVRDDAAGVPDGVERVAPDSRAYRQLAARAAYFVNNVPWPGALVKRPGSVHIHTHLGTPLKYMAADLLAKPGARYGLDVPRMLRQADRWDHSLVANLHSELVWERAYPCHFASARTGSPRNDVLVTASPDRGVAVRDRLGIPAGNTVVLYAPTRRDHVRGGYAERVDLARFAADLGEGHTLVVRLHPSLAAGPVRGLGLAELHRRGVLVDATDELHVEEVMLASDVLVTDYSALMFDYANLDRPIVVHADDLATYTAARGLYFDVTAEPPGHVTRDYGELAELFASGRWRDEESALARKEFRARFCAFDDGHAAERVVRTLLQGEPG; encoded by the coding sequence ATGCCCCGGTTCAGCGTCATCGTGCCCTGTTTCAACGTCCAGAGCTTCCTGCGCGAGTGCCTGGACTCGCTGCTGGCCCAGTCGTTCGGGGACTTCGAGGTGATCGCCGTCGACGACTGCTCGCCGGACGGCAGCGGCGCGATCCTCGACGCGTACGCGGCGCGCGACGAGCGGGTGCGGGTGCTGCACCTGGCGCAGAACGTGGGCCTGGGCCGCGCCCGCAACGCGGGGGCCCAACTCGCCGTCGGGGACTACCTGTTCTTCCTCGACAGCGACGACACCCTCACCCCCGGCGCCCTCGCCGCGATCGCCGACCGGCTGGCGGAGTGCGGCGATCCGGACGTCCTGGTCTTCGACTACGCGCGCGCCTACTGGTGGGGCGGTGTCCGCAGGAACGTCCTCGCGCACCTCCTGAGGGCGACCGACGGGGTGTTCACGGCGGCTCGACTCCCGCAGGTGCTCGACCTGATGATGGTCGCGTGGAACAAGGTGCAGCGCCGTGACTTCGTCGAGCGGCACGGCTTCGCGTTCCCGCCGGGCTACTACGAGGACACGCCCTGGACCTTCCCGGTGATGTTCAGCGCCGAGCGGATCGCGCTGCTCGACCGGATCTGCGTCCTGTACCGCCAGCGCCGCCAGGGCAGCATCCTCTCCACGACCTCCGCCAAGCACTTCGACGTCCATGAGCAGTACGGCCGCGTCTTCGCGTTCCTCGACTCCCGCCCGGAGCTTGCGAGTTGGCGTCCGTTCCTGCACCGCAAGATGGGCGAGCACTGCCTCGACATCCTGGGCAAGCCGAACCGGCTGCCGCCCGCCGACAAGCCTGAGTTCTTCCGCCGTTCGGCGGAGCTGTTCCGCGCGCACCGGCCGGACGAGGAATCGATTCCGCCGGAACTGCGGGTGCTGTACGGGAGTTGGGCCGCCTACCTGGCCCGGCAGCGCGCGGCGGCCCTGCGCCGGCGGCTGCGTGCGGCGGCCGAGAAGCGCGCCCGCCGCACGGTCGCCAGGGCCCGGCTGAACCGGCGCCTCGATCCCAACCTCGTGCTGTACTCGGCGTTTTCACACCGGGGTGTCCTCGGCGACCCCGCCGCGATCTACCACAAGGCCCGCGAGATCGCTCCGCATCTGCGCGGCGTGTGGGTCGTCCGGGACGACGCGGCCGGGGTGCCCGACGGGGTGGAGCGCGTCGCGCCGGACTCCCGCGCGTACCGCCAACTGGCTGCCAGAGCCGCGTACTTCGTCAACAACGTCCCCTGGCCCGGCGCGCTCGTGAAGCGGCCCGGCAGCGTCCACATCCACACCCATCTGGGCACCCCGCTCAAGTACATGGCCGCCGACCTCCTCGCCAAGCCCGGCGCCCGCTACGGCCTCGACGTGCCGCGCATGCTGCGCCAGGCCGACCGGTGGGACCACAGCCTGGTCGCCAACCTGCACTCGGAGCTGGTGTGGGAGCGGGCGTACCCGTGCCACTTCGCGTCGGCCCGCACCGGCAGCCCGCGCAACGACGTCCTCGTAACGGCCTCGCCGGACCGGGGAGTTGCCGTCCGGGACCGGCTCGGCATCCCGGCCGGTAACACCGTCGTCCTGTACGCCCCGACCCGCCGCGACCACGTCCGGGGCGGGTACGCCGAGCGCGTCGACCTCGCCCGGTTCGCCGCCGACCTGGGCGAGGGCCACACCCTCGTCGTCCGGCTGCATCCCTCGCTCGCGGCGGGCCCGGTACGGGGGTTGGGACTCGCGGAGCTGCACCGGCGCGGGGTGCTGGTCGACGCGACGGACGAACTCCACGTGGAGGAGGTCATGTTGGCGTCGGACGTCCTCGTCACCGACTACTCGGCCCTGATGTTCGACTACGCCAACCTGGACCGCCCGATCGTGGTCCACGCCGACGACCTCGCCACGTACACCGCCGCGCGGGGCCTGTACTTCGACGTCACCGCCGAGCCGCCCGGTCATGTCACGCGTGATTACGGGGAGTTGGCGGAGCTGTTCGCGTCCGGCCGCTGGCGGGACGAGGAATCGGCCCTGGCGCGCAAGGAGTTCCGCGCGCGGTTCTGCGCGTTCGACGACGGTCACGCCGCCGAGCGCGTCGTCCGGACCCTGTTGCAGGGCGAGCCGGGGTGA